A genome region from Fervidobacterium changbaicum includes the following:
- the cas1b gene encoding type I-B CRISPR-associated endonuclease Cas1b, whose amino-acid sequence MQTVYIFRDAYLRKKSAALYIEPKSENEKPMYVPLKNVSSVMVFSEVELNKKTLELFSHSQIPVFFYNYYGEYIGCFYPIELNKTGEMLILQLQHYQDLEKRIIIAREILNGVADNMVNVLTPYTNKFPEVQKNIDKILALKKSYSRQDSIPALMAIEGNVRKSYYEALGIILSEKGFTFEERTTRPPSDEINALISFGNTILYNVVLSEIFKTSLEPSISFLHEPSKRKFSLQLDIAEIFKPIIVDKVILTVVNKSIIKKEDFRQVEGGVYLNENGKKKFIKELEAKIEETIDYENGQKMSFRTVIRHECYKLIRHLREEEAYKAFRM is encoded by the coding sequence ATGCAAACAGTATACATTTTCAGAGATGCTTACCTGAGAAAGAAAAGCGCGGCGCTTTACATAGAACCTAAATCTGAAAATGAGAAACCGATGTACGTACCGCTAAAAAACGTGTCAAGTGTTATGGTCTTTTCCGAAGTAGAACTTAACAAAAAGACGCTTGAACTGTTTTCGCACTCTCAAATTCCCGTATTTTTCTACAATTACTATGGGGAATATATAGGCTGCTTTTATCCTATTGAATTAAACAAAACGGGCGAAATGCTTATATTACAATTGCAGCACTATCAAGATTTGGAAAAGAGGATAATAATCGCTCGAGAGATACTGAATGGTGTTGCCGACAACATGGTTAATGTATTGACACCGTACACTAATAAGTTCCCTGAAGTGCAGAAGAATATAGATAAGATATTGGCGTTGAAAAAATCTTACAGCCGACAAGATAGTATTCCAGCGCTTATGGCAATTGAAGGGAATGTTAGAAAATCTTACTATGAAGCACTTGGCATAATTCTTTCAGAAAAAGGATTCACATTCGAAGAGAGAACAACAAGACCTCCGAGCGATGAGATAAATGCCCTTATCAGTTTCGGAAATACCATTTTGTACAACGTTGTGCTTTCGGAAATATTCAAAACATCTCTGGAGCCGTCAATCAGCTTTCTTCACGAACCAAGCAAGAGGAAGTTTTCTTTGCAACTTGATATAGCTGAGATATTTAAACCAATAATCGTTGACAAGGTCATTCTGACAGTCGTTAACAAGTCGATTATTAAAAAAGAAGACTTCAGACAGGTTGAAGGGGGTGTATACCTTAACGAAAACGGCAAGAAGAAGTTTATTAAAGAGCTCGAGGCTAAGATAGAAGAAACAATCGATTACGAGAACGGTCAGAAAATGTCATTCAGAACAGTGATACGACACGAGTGCTACAAATTGATCA
- a CDS encoding SAVED domain-containing protein, which translates to MSFVTLLRKDLRKYIEFVQSGFITPGEVLADFSRLDKEISNYSVIFYEVLKFFLINGYTDHAMQMLSREFKSTLTKDQALALVNSKFVETRFPVVERERVDLVRALVFMVENADFSFTNNPNVSSFLYNVEEIAQHKISVIFDKEFCGESFQFAVAVASLVDEIPSNIAFTGKVGGGGRVLQVDNIFEKTKYCEEIGLVLITPLDVSSVYEIVDFFNTKEFNIPVYVSFSPQKEDVRRQWSSLNEEVAKHFKTFPNLKLHEKIFGMEFVYSHRELDENEFSKHIRNVYNVLRNVIQNFGVPHLAIKGPATFALGLGIAVGAKDRIAVYHYQGGYHLVLDLTTPEKLRLIKSCKSLEDLRLLSVDVYDYAPNKRKAIFLVDLASHKPFPQIVEFAKTHLPDAFIIRVTTTSPGNSGNIPIGDWSNYISELFSITQIMRDKYKELHIFLSCPVPIAFGFGMALGDYIPGKIYNYNKKSATYVPVFEMPNVFLSPNLE; encoded by the coding sequence GTGAGTTTCGTTACATTGTTGAGGAAAGATTTAAGGAAGTACATTGAATTCGTTCAGTCTGGGTTTATAACTCCTGGAGAAGTGTTGGCAGATTTCTCTCGTTTAGACAAAGAGATTTCAAACTATTCAGTAATATTTTACGAAGTTCTTAAGTTTTTTCTGATAAACGGCTACACAGATCACGCAATGCAAATGTTGTCGAGAGAATTCAAAAGCACTCTCACAAAAGATCAGGCGCTTGCTTTAGTTAACTCGAAATTTGTAGAGACGAGGTTTCCGGTAGTTGAGAGGGAACGTGTTGATTTGGTAAGAGCGCTTGTTTTCATGGTCGAAAATGCAGATTTCTCCTTTACGAACAATCCGAATGTTTCAAGTTTCTTGTATAACGTTGAGGAAATCGCTCAGCACAAGATTTCTGTCATTTTTGATAAAGAATTTTGCGGCGAATCTTTTCAGTTCGCTGTGGCAGTTGCAAGTCTTGTGGATGAGATACCTTCAAATATCGCATTTACTGGTAAAGTAGGCGGTGGTGGTAGAGTTCTTCAAGTTGACAATATTTTTGAAAAGACTAAATATTGCGAAGAGATTGGACTTGTACTTATAACCCCTCTGGATGTCTCAAGCGTTTACGAAATAGTTGATTTCTTCAATACTAAAGAATTCAATATACCGGTTTACGTAAGTTTCTCACCTCAGAAAGAAGATGTTAGAAGACAGTGGTCTTCTCTCAATGAAGAAGTTGCTAAGCACTTCAAGACATTCCCGAACTTAAAGCTGCACGAGAAGATTTTCGGAATGGAATTTGTTTACTCACACAGAGAACTGGATGAGAACGAATTCAGTAAACACATAAGGAACGTCTATAATGTTTTGAGGAATGTTATACAGAATTTTGGTGTTCCACATCTTGCTATAAAGGGTCCCGCTACTTTTGCTTTGGGTTTGGGTATAGCTGTTGGGGCAAAAGATAGGATAGCTGTCTACCACTATCAAGGTGGTTACCATCTTGTATTAGATCTAACAACACCGGAAAAGCTCAGATTGATAAAGTCGTGTAAATCTTTGGAAGACCTAAGACTACTTTCCGTAGATGTTTACGATTACGCCCCAAACAAGAGGAAAGCAATCTTTTTAGTCGATTTGGCTTCTCACAAACCGTTCCCGCAGATTGTTGAATTTGCAAAAACCCACCTTCCGGATGCTTTCATCATTCGCGTCACTACTACATCCCCTGGCAATTCTGGAAACATCCCGATAGGAGATTGGTCTAATTATATTTCCGAACTTTTCTCTATTACACAGATAATGCGAGACAAATATAAGGAACTGCACATATTTTTGAGCTGTCCTGTTCCGATAGCTTTTGGTTTTGGCATGGCTCTTGGGGATTATATCCCGGGCAAAATATACAATTACAATAAAAAATCAGCTACCTATGTTCCTGTTTTTGAAATGCCGAATGTATTTTTGTCACCTAATTTGGAATGA